From Halobacillus sp. Marseille-Q1614, the proteins below share one genomic window:
- the abc-f gene encoding ribosomal protection-like ABC-F family protein: MYITLKDAYKIIGGKVLFESLNFEIDEGQKIGLVGRNGSGKTTIFKLITKEEPLDRGSLFIKKGLSIGYLKQIPESFEGSGTSYLMSAFTELHQMLDEMKQLEQKMMDPACMEKALKKYGVLQDQFTEKGGYEMESMIQQVAHGLKVSHLLEQPISRLSGGERTKLSLAKILLEKPDVLLLDEPTNHLDLHAIEWLEKYLREYKGAVCIISHDREFLDAVVHTIVDVESGDTERYKGNYSSFEKQKEEKLLAEFQQYQEQQKKIKKMKEAIRRLRQWANEANPPNPKLFKKAKSMERAMERMEKIDRPVIDPKRMNLSLEMKERSGGDVLIAENVGLAFDDHSVLEDVSLHLRFQDRLAVVGTNGSGKSTFIKVLLGELSPDDGEVKQGSSIKVGYLPQHPLKNVDEGCRLIDHFREHVIVTEGQARHILAGFMFYGYDVFTKIGHLSGGERMRLQLAIFMHMGINLLVLDEPTNHLDIESQEVLEEALKGFEGTVIGVSHDRYFLNQCFDETAYLVDGRLYRYLGSYQETKSHWEQLLEESLNKKEKKVDARPHEEQQPSLSYEEQIVNLESELALEQKENKKRHLQTKIDKLYELWLKN, from the coding sequence ATGTATATTACGTTAAAAGATGCCTATAAAATTATTGGGGGAAAAGTACTGTTTGAGTCCCTTAACTTTGAAATAGATGAAGGCCAGAAGATTGGGTTAGTCGGAAGAAATGGAAGTGGGAAGACAACAATTTTTAAATTAATTACAAAGGAAGAGCCTTTAGACAGAGGCAGCCTGTTTATTAAAAAAGGATTGTCTATTGGTTATCTGAAGCAGATTCCGGAATCCTTTGAAGGTTCAGGAACCTCTTATTTAATGAGCGCATTTACAGAGCTCCATCAGATGCTTGATGAAATGAAACAGCTTGAGCAGAAAATGATGGATCCCGCCTGCATGGAAAAAGCGTTAAAGAAATACGGCGTGCTGCAGGATCAGTTTACAGAAAAAGGCGGCTATGAAATGGAGTCAATGATTCAGCAGGTAGCCCATGGTCTTAAAGTCAGTCACTTGCTGGAGCAGCCGATCAGCCGTTTGAGCGGCGGCGAAAGAACGAAGCTGTCGCTTGCGAAAATTTTACTAGAAAAGCCGGATGTACTGCTGCTTGATGAACCGACGAATCATCTGGATTTGCATGCCATTGAGTGGCTGGAAAAGTATTTGCGGGAGTACAAGGGCGCTGTCTGCATTATTTCGCACGACCGTGAATTCTTAGATGCAGTCGTCCATACGATCGTCGATGTAGAATCGGGCGATACCGAACGCTATAAAGGGAATTACAGCTCGTTTGAGAAGCAGAAGGAAGAGAAGCTGCTGGCCGAGTTCCAGCAGTATCAGGAGCAGCAGAAGAAAATAAAGAAAATGAAAGAAGCGATTCGGCGTCTGAGACAGTGGGCCAATGAAGCCAATCCGCCAAACCCGAAGCTTTTTAAAAAAGCGAAAAGCATGGAACGGGCAATGGAGCGAATGGAGAAGATCGACCGGCCGGTGATTGACCCGAAACGAATGAATCTATCGCTCGAAATGAAGGAACGAAGCGGCGGGGATGTACTGATCGCAGAAAATGTCGGTCTTGCTTTTGACGACCACTCGGTTCTGGAGGATGTATCTCTTCACCTCCGCTTTCAAGACCGCTTGGCAGTCGTCGGCACAAATGGCAGCGGGAAATCTACTTTTATCAAGGTTCTGCTCGGTGAATTGAGTCCGGATGACGGTGAAGTCAAACAGGGCTCCTCCATTAAAGTGGGATATTTACCGCAGCATCCGCTTAAAAATGTGGATGAAGGATGCCGTTTAATCGACCATTTCCGGGAGCACGTCATTGTAACCGAAGGGCAGGCCCGCCACATTCTCGCCGGGTTTATGTTTTATGGCTATGATGTCTTTACAAAAATCGGGCACTTAAGCGGTGGTGAGCGCATGAGGCTGCAATTAGCGATTTTTATGCACATGGGGATTAATCTTCTCGTGTTGGATGAGCCGACCAACCACTTGGATATTGAGTCACAAGAAGTGCTGGAAGAAGCTTTAAAAGGATTTGAAGGTACGGTAATTGGGGTCTCACACGACCGTTATTTTTTAAATCAGTGCTTTGACGAAACAGCTTATTTAGTCGATGGCCGGCTTTATCGTTATTTAGGAAGCTATCAGGAAACGAAAAGCCACTGGGAACAGCTGCTTGAAGAAAGTCTCAATAAGAAAGAAAAGAAGGTTGATGCCAGACCTCATGAAGAGCAGCAGCCTTCTTTAAGCTATGAGGAACAGATTGTAAATTTAGAGAGTGAATTGGCGCTTGAACAGAAAGAAAATAAAAAGCGTCACCTCCAAACAAAAATCGACAAATTATATGAGTTGTGGTTGAAAAACTAA
- a CDS encoding RAxF-45 family protein, which produces MLSMHVIDRELLYINRALFHDLTVQGGSMPFFSS; this is translated from the coding sequence ATGTTATCGATGCACGTAATTGACCGTGAACTATTGTATATCAACCGTGCGCTTTTTCATGATTTAACTGTCCAAGGGGGAAGTATGCCCTTTTTTAGCAGTTAA
- a CDS encoding MarR family winged helix-turn-helix transcriptional regulator — MDEQESYLRKKQDPSLKLFVVLSKANRAIADLVKEDIQRYGLNPTEFGVMELLYHEGEQPLQKIGEKILLASGSITYVVDKLEKKGYIERVPDPSDRRITYAAINEKGKQLLHDIFPDHWQQIEKITGGLSDEEKKQAIELLKKLGVYAAKLN; from the coding sequence ATGGACGAACAAGAATCATACCTTAGAAAAAAACAAGATCCGTCGCTGAAATTGTTTGTCGTCTTATCGAAGGCTAACCGCGCGATTGCGGACCTGGTGAAGGAAGACATTCAGAGATACGGACTCAACCCGACCGAATTTGGTGTAATGGAACTGCTTTATCATGAAGGAGAACAGCCGCTTCAGAAGATCGGTGAAAAGATTTTACTTGCCAGCGGAAGCATTACATACGTAGTCGACAAGCTCGAGAAAAAAGGGTACATCGAACGTGTTCCCGATCCGAGTGATCGAAGAATTACGTATGCGGCTATTAATGAAAAAGGAAAACAGCTTCTCCATGATATTTTTCCTGATCACTGGCAGCAGATCGAAAAGATTACCGGCGGTTTGTCAGATGAGGAAAAGAAACAGGCGATTGAGCTGCTGAAAAAGCTCGGCGTATATGCGGCCAAACTGAACTAG
- a CDS encoding YegS/Rv2252/BmrU family lipid kinase, with protein MPRYERGLFLYNANAGNDELEQNLSLTLPIISQGVKELSVVQTESLEEFKKTCCEYAPEIDVLFILGGDGTIHECINCLATEDHRPVLGILPGGTCNDFSRVLGTPQDMQQAARAVINGEEVKVDAGRSNDDYFINFWGIGLITETSNNIDEDQKDRFGVLSYFISAFKTMNQADPFHFTAKVDGEVIKEEAVMILIMNGRFVGTREVPLPGSTPQDKYLDVLIVKNSNLTLFRELLSMNNPSADPDRFQELTYLRGKEIFIDVEVPQKIDMDGEVKGETPTHIDVLEEHFTFLAPDLEMMRNVEQGRAQAELS; from the coding sequence ATGCCTCGTTATGAGCGTGGTTTATTTTTATATAATGCAAATGCAGGAAACGATGAGCTTGAACAGAACCTCTCCCTGACGCTGCCGATTATTTCCCAAGGGGTGAAGGAGTTGTCTGTCGTTCAAACGGAGAGCCTTGAAGAGTTCAAGAAAACGTGCTGTGAATATGCCCCAGAGATCGACGTGCTTTTTATTTTAGGCGGAGACGGGACGATACATGAGTGTATTAACTGTTTAGCAACAGAAGATCATCGGCCGGTTTTAGGAATTCTGCCTGGAGGGACGTGCAATGATTTCAGCCGGGTGCTTGGCACTCCTCAGGATATGCAGCAGGCCGCGCGTGCTGTGATTAACGGTGAAGAAGTAAAAGTCGATGCCGGAAGATCGAACGACGACTATTTCATTAACTTCTGGGGCATTGGATTAATTACGGAGACATCCAATAATATCGACGAAGATCAAAAAGACCGCTTTGGCGTGCTCAGCTACTTCATCAGTGCTTTTAAAACGATGAATCAGGCGGATCCTTTTCACTTCACGGCAAAAGTGGACGGAGAGGTGATCAAGGAGGAAGCGGTGATGATTTTAATCATGAACGGACGCTTTGTTGGAACCCGCGAGGTCCCATTACCAGGATCGACGCCTCAGGATAAATATCTCGATGTATTAATTGTGAAAAATTCGAACTTAACACTCTTTCGAGAACTTCTGTCAATGAACAACCCATCCGCAGATCCTGATCGTTTTCAAGAGCTTACGTACCTTCGCGGAAAAGAAATCTTTATAGATGTTGAAGTTCCACAGAAAATTGATATGGATGGCGAAGTGAAAGGGGAGACGCCAACACATATCGACGTTTTGGAAGAACATTTTACCTTTTTAGCCCCAGACCTTGAAATGATGAGAAATGTAGAGCAAGGACGTGCCCAGGCTGAGTTGTCCTAA
- a CDS encoding MarR family winged helix-turn-helix transcriptional regulator, whose amino-acid sequence MKHDLESLVGYNIGTISHFIQNEYNQRLSDYGVTRSQAKVIYFLAVHGPQSQKDLQKRLYIKASSMNGIIESLIKNECITKESSPNDRRAKVIQLTKKGKHIEKEVWSIVLEIEEEIGEGFSKEEHQVIISFLQRIQKNIRP is encoded by the coding sequence ATGAAACACGACTTAGAATCATTGGTAGGTTATAACATCGGCACGATATCCCACTTTATTCAAAATGAATATAACCAGCGCTTAAGCGATTATGGGGTAACCCGCTCGCAGGCCAAGGTGATCTATTTTTTAGCCGTGCACGGCCCCCAGAGCCAGAAGGATTTACAGAAACGGCTCTATATTAAAGCTTCCTCGATGAACGGCATCATAGAATCTTTAATCAAAAATGAATGCATCACAAAAGAATCCAGCCCCAACGACCGCCGGGCCAAAGTCATTCAATTAACCAAGAAAGGAAAACATATTGAGAAGGAAGTCTGGTCAATCGTCCTTGAGATAGAAGAAGAGATCGGCGAGGGATTTTCCAAAGAAGAGCATCAGGTGATTATATCCTTTCTTCAGCGTATCCAAAAGAATATACGCCCGTAG
- a CDS encoding efflux RND transporter periplasmic adaptor subunit, producing MKNNLRKRLWLAGLLLFVVTNSILLYVDADQKIDRKSYISSWSGTFTDDLQESLNIRGVFAAAESSPLYFDKSQGSFGEFFVETGDEVTEGDDLYTYQVDDYEKQSEDLQLEADKLQEEITAIDTYIQQVESMSIESVEASGTFDFPSSAEGVNEEEEEPQEQDSSAVAQIIKEEAIAEKEKERTQKESQLAMVQGQLEQLTSTGQTITVQSPVSGVVTDRSENLSDPLLTISSTDLLVKGELREEQRKAAEEDMTAKITLTEENDPVELEGTVDNIHPFSKNIDANRVSQYPVEITVPKEAEGVLPGYHAEVEIITDESADALAVLEPALKTGENPYVWQMTTDGLLLYKEVETGLTDDGRIEILNGIKGTAKLAVESENQFRSGTPFITPIDTDHLHLKQLMKQPASVIKENIYLGLLNR from the coding sequence ATGAAGAATAATCTTAGAAAGAGACTGTGGCTTGCAGGTCTGCTTCTTTTTGTAGTCACCAACAGCATTCTCTTATACGTCGACGCTGACCAAAAGATTGATAGAAAGTCTTACATAAGCAGCTGGTCGGGAACGTTTACTGATGATCTGCAGGAATCCTTAAATATCCGCGGGGTTTTCGCAGCGGCGGAGTCAAGCCCCTTATATTTTGATAAAAGCCAGGGATCCTTTGGGGAATTTTTCGTAGAAACTGGTGATGAAGTTACAGAAGGCGACGACCTGTATACCTATCAGGTCGACGATTATGAGAAACAATCAGAAGACCTGCAGCTTGAGGCCGACAAACTTCAAGAAGAGATCACAGCAATAGATACCTACATTCAGCAAGTGGAATCGATGTCGATAGAAAGCGTAGAGGCGTCGGGCACGTTTGACTTCCCGTCTTCTGCTGAAGGGGTAAATGAGGAGGAAGAGGAGCCGCAGGAGCAAGATTCCTCAGCCGTCGCCCAAATCATTAAAGAAGAAGCGATTGCCGAAAAAGAAAAAGAGCGGACCCAAAAAGAATCACAGCTTGCAATGGTGCAAGGCCAATTAGAACAGCTCACCTCAACAGGACAGACTATCACGGTGCAGAGCCCTGTTTCCGGAGTGGTAACGGATCGTTCTGAAAACCTTAGCGATCCTTTACTGACCATTTCTTCAACTGACCTTCTTGTAAAAGGGGAACTCCGGGAAGAACAACGAAAAGCTGCCGAAGAAGATATGACTGCCAAGATTACACTCACAGAAGAGAATGATCCAGTGGAGCTTGAAGGCACGGTCGATAACATTCATCCTTTTTCAAAAAATATTGATGCGAATAGAGTCAGTCAGTACCCTGTAGAAATTACCGTCCCCAAAGAGGCGGAAGGGGTTCTTCCAGGCTATCACGCAGAGGTGGAGATCATTACAGATGAATCCGCCGATGCTTTAGCCGTGCTCGAACCGGCATTAAAAACAGGAGAAAACCCTTACGTCTGGCAGATGACGACAGACGGCCTGCTCCTTTATAAGGAAGTGGAGACTGGTTTAACAGATGATGGCCGGATTGAAATCCTTAATGGTATCAAAGGCACGGCAAAGCTGGCCGTTGAGTCGGAGAATCAGTTCCGCAGCGGAACACCTTTTATTACGCCGATCGATACGGACCATCTGCATCTAAAACAATTAATGAAACAGCCTGCTTCCGTTATTAAGGAAAACATTTATTTAGGTCTGCTTAACCGCTGA
- a CDS encoding LLM class flavin-dependent oxidoreductase, with protein MKLSVLDQSPILSGMSPQQALQQTTELAKLTDELGYHRFWVAEHHSTQTLAGSAPEILATHLLGQTKRIRVGTGGILLPHYSSYKIAETFRLLETLYPQRVDLGIGRAPGGKPNVNLALNRGRLPNIENYPSQVRELISYLHGEDPEGMGIHASPSGHTAPPVWMLGSSGTSARVAAEIGASYSFAHFINGYGGAKAMKRYTDYFQPSVQQSKPAGNVSVFVICAATDSEAEYLAASLDLALLKIEQGDLRSHFPTPEEAFHYSYTMFEEEQIAENRSRIIVGSPERVKEEIEDLARYYDVNEVIINSIVSPFENRLQSYQLLAEAFQLTENVK; from the coding sequence ATGAAACTAAGCGTACTTGATCAATCCCCCATCCTTTCCGGGATGAGCCCTCAGCAAGCATTACAACAGACAACAGAGCTTGCCAAACTGACAGACGAATTGGGCTATCACCGCTTCTGGGTAGCCGAGCACCACAGCACGCAGACGCTGGCGGGTTCGGCACCGGAAATACTAGCGACACACCTGCTCGGGCAGACGAAACGAATCCGAGTAGGCACTGGCGGGATCCTTCTTCCTCATTACAGCTCCTACAAAATAGCAGAAACTTTTCGACTGCTTGAAACACTATATCCTCAGCGTGTTGATTTAGGAATCGGAAGAGCCCCCGGCGGAAAACCCAATGTCAACCTTGCATTAAACCGGGGAAGGCTTCCGAATATAGAAAATTATCCATCACAAGTGAGGGAATTAATTTCTTATCTTCATGGAGAAGATCCAGAAGGCATGGGCATTCACGCCTCTCCTTCCGGGCATACAGCGCCTCCTGTGTGGATGCTCGGCTCCAGCGGAACGAGCGCACGTGTAGCCGCAGAAATCGGTGCTTCCTATTCATTCGCCCACTTTATCAATGGCTATGGCGGGGCTAAAGCGATGAAGCGCTACACGGATTATTTCCAGCCTTCTGTCCAGCAAAGCAAGCCTGCAGGCAATGTATCGGTATTCGTCATTTGTGCCGCAACCGATTCAGAAGCTGAATATTTGGCCGCCAGCCTGGATCTGGCCCTGCTAAAAATTGAACAAGGAGACCTTCGCTCCCATTTTCCTACACCTGAGGAAGCCTTTCATTATTCTTACACGATGTTTGAAGAAGAACAGATCGCGGAAAACCGCAGCCGTATCATTGTAGGTTCTCCTGAAAGAGTAAAAGAAGAAATTGAGGACCTGGCCCGCTATTATGATGTCAATGAAGTCATTATTAATTCGATCGTTTCTCCGTTTGAAAACCGTCTTCAATCGTATCAGCTGCTGGCCGAAGCTTTTCAGTTAACAGAAAATGTTAAGTAA
- a CDS encoding VOC family protein yields the protein MLAFDHLVIASADPKADQKKLMDTQQLKGVPGGHHTLWGTYNELCYFSNDCYIEWLGLKSAETAAKSENPLIQEFKQTFDQGLTGPFQFALRTDDMEAYLKHFKENDIPYSGPFDGQRKRPDGSLLKWQMLFPKSPLYPLPFLIEWEGKNVPASGDDINLVRFLELKLGSSDPKKMMQVFQEIYLFDKPIGQLENGRLLMTKGEGITAVFNSFQIN from the coding sequence ATGTTAGCCTTTGATCACCTCGTCATTGCTTCAGCAGACCCGAAAGCCGATCAGAAAAAGCTCATGGATACACAGCAGCTCAAAGGAGTTCCAGGCGGTCATCACACCCTCTGGGGAACATATAATGAGCTGTGCTATTTCTCGAACGACTGCTACATTGAATGGCTTGGCCTAAAATCAGCGGAGACAGCCGCGAAGTCAGAGAATCCGCTGATTCAGGAGTTTAAACAAACGTTTGATCAAGGGCTTACCGGTCCATTTCAATTTGCTTTACGAACAGATGATATGGAGGCTTACCTCAAGCATTTTAAAGAAAATGATATACCTTACAGTGGTCCATTTGACGGTCAGAGAAAGCGCCCAGACGGATCACTCTTAAAATGGCAGATGCTGTTTCCAAAAAGCCCGCTTTATCCTCTCCCTTTTCTAATTGAATGGGAAGGAAAAAACGTGCCGGCTTCAGGTGATGATATTAATTTAGTACGCTTCCTTGAGCTTAAACTTGGCAGTTCGGATCCGAAAAAAATGATGCAAGTCTTTCAGGAAATTTACCTTTTTGACAAGCCGATTGGCCAGCTGGAAAACGGCCGGCTATTAATGACTAAAGGAGAAGGAATTACTGCTGTATTTAACTCTTTTCAGATCAATTAA
- a CDS encoding DUF2164 domain-containing protein: MNPSLSTEQKKYMIDRIQEYFELERMEPLGELAADQLLHFMVEELGPFMYNKGVHDARQMVDQKVMNLDEDLLSLERPAGRPRR; the protein is encoded by the coding sequence GTGAATCCTTCATTATCAACGGAACAGAAAAAGTACATGATTGACCGTATCCAGGAATATTTTGAGCTGGAGCGGATGGAGCCATTAGGAGAGCTTGCGGCAGATCAGCTGCTGCATTTCATGGTTGAGGAATTAGGACCGTTTATGTATAACAAAGGGGTTCATGACGCCCGGCAGATGGTCGATCAAAAGGTGATGAATCTCGATGAAGACTTACTGTCGCTTGAAAGGCCCGCTGGCCGGCCAAGACGCTGA
- a CDS encoding ABC transporter substrate-binding protein gives MKQLCLFLLLLLLAACSSNEEQPSLEEITNKEWSEIEETADGDEVRLYMWGGDEGINQYIDKWLTPQLKEAHNITLKRVPMDTPEILQKLQTEKQAGKQQGTIDLIWLNGENFKNAKKNDWLAGSFVDKLPIYNEYYDKEDPAISTDFGMATEGMEAPWGKVQFVFHYDEAKLAEPPQNFKELKQWIAENPGEFTYPQASDFTGNAFLRHLLYAKADSPADIYEQPLQQEQLSEPAESMWDYLKEIEPHLWRNGEHYPNSLSELDRLYSDGEVTMTMGYNEARAESLIDEGIFPETTKSFVLNPGSIGNTHFLSLPFNSPNKSAALVAVNYMLSPEAQLAKYKAEYWGENTPISFEKLNKEQKQAFAEVDRGSSVLHPQRLEESFLPESDAEYVEWMEDQWFNELVQN, from the coding sequence ATGAAACAGTTGTGCTTATTTCTGCTGCTCCTCCTTCTTGCCGCCTGCAGCTCAAATGAAGAGCAGCCTTCACTTGAGGAGATCACAAATAAAGAATGGTCTGAAATTGAAGAAACTGCGGATGGTGATGAAGTTCGTTTATATATGTGGGGCGGTGATGAAGGAATCAATCAATACATAGATAAATGGCTCACCCCTCAATTAAAGGAAGCCCATAACATAACGTTAAAACGTGTACCTATGGATACACCGGAAATTCTTCAAAAGCTGCAGACAGAAAAACAGGCAGGAAAGCAGCAGGGCACGATTGATCTCATTTGGCTGAATGGTGAAAACTTTAAAAATGCCAAGAAAAATGACTGGTTAGCCGGCTCCTTCGTCGATAAGCTTCCGATCTATAACGAGTATTACGATAAAGAAGACCCAGCCATCTCTACAGATTTTGGCATGGCAACAGAAGGAATGGAAGCACCGTGGGGCAAGGTTCAGTTTGTCTTTCACTATGATGAAGCTAAATTAGCTGAGCCTCCGCAAAACTTTAAAGAGCTAAAACAATGGATTGCGGAAAACCCCGGAGAGTTTACATATCCGCAAGCGAGCGATTTCACAGGCAATGCTTTTCTTCGTCATCTGCTGTATGCCAAAGCTGACAGTCCGGCGGATATATACGAACAGCCGCTTCAGCAAGAGCAGCTGTCAGAACCGGCGGAAAGCATGTGGGACTATTTAAAAGAAATTGAACCCCATTTGTGGAGAAATGGAGAGCATTACCCCAATTCTCTAAGTGAGCTTGACCGTTTGTACAGTGATGGAGAAGTAACTATGACGATGGGCTATAACGAAGCCCGCGCTGAATCGCTCATTGATGAAGGGATTTTTCCTGAAACGACGAAGTCCTTTGTTCTTAACCCAGGTTCGATCGGAAATACACACTTTCTCTCCCTCCCTTTTAACAGCCCTAATAAATCAGCTGCTCTAGTGGCGGTCAATTATATGCTGTCTCCTGAGGCACAGCTGGCTAAGTACAAGGCCGAATATTGGGGAGAAAACACGCCGATCAGTTTTGAAAAGTTAAATAAGGAGCAAAAACAGGCCTTTGCAGAAGTCGACCGTGGCAGCAGTGTGCTTCACCCCCAAAGGTTAGAAGAAAGCTTTCTTCCCGAATCGGATGCGGAGTATGTAGAATGGATGGAGGATCAATGGTTCAATGAACTGGTTCAAAACTAA
- a CDS encoding ABC transporter permease — MNWFKTNPWLSLLPAALFLLLPFYGITAAFIESVKGNPWQHLLESERFFASLWFSLRTALIASLLSLMAGILLSRTFSKELLNLFPRLTVWLPMLFPHLVWGYVVLLFLSETGLWAQFFISMGLIDTSADFPIWTRDPNGVGIILTYIGKEVPFVMLMLFPVYSAIPSAYYDVVQTLGGSRWDQFKTVEWPHILPAVTETFFILFAFTLTAYEVPALLGTTYPEMLSVLSYEWFYNGDWDDRPLAFGALILVSIGIIFSSWLGYLYINRKRMRALRGRI; from the coding sequence ATGAACTGGTTCAAAACTAATCCATGGCTCAGCTTGCTGCCCGCTGCTTTATTTTTGCTTCTTCCTTTTTACGGAATAACAGCAGCCTTTATAGAAAGTGTTAAAGGCAATCCCTGGCAGCATTTGCTGGAATCTGAACGCTTTTTCGCTTCTCTCTGGTTCAGCCTGCGTACAGCTCTCATAGCTTCCCTTCTGTCTTTAATGGCAGGGATCCTTTTGAGCCGGACGTTTTCAAAGGAATTGCTGAACCTGTTTCCAAGACTGACGGTATGGCTGCCGATGCTCTTTCCTCACCTCGTTTGGGGATATGTCGTCCTTCTTTTTCTATCAGAAACTGGGTTATGGGCGCAGTTTTTTATCAGCATGGGACTTATCGATACGTCAGCTGATTTCCCCATATGGACAAGGGACCCTAACGGTGTTGGTATTATACTGACTTATATCGGAAAAGAGGTCCCCTTTGTCATGTTAATGCTTTTTCCTGTTTATTCAGCAATCCCGTCTGCTTATTATGATGTCGTCCAAACTCTTGGCGGAAGCCGCTGGGATCAGTTTAAGACCGTCGAATGGCCGCATATTCTCCCGGCCGTTACCGAGACGTTTTTCATTTTGTTTGCTTTTACTTTAACAGCCTACGAAGTTCCTGCTTTACTTGGAACGACGTATCCGGAAATGCTCTCCGTCTTAAGCTATGAATGGTTTTATAACGGAGACTGGGACGACCGGCCGCTTGCTTTTGGCGCCCTTATACTTGTGAGCATCGGGATCATTTTCTCATCATGGCTTGGATATCTGTACATTAACCGAAAGCGGATGCGGGCCTTAAGGGGGAGGATATAG
- a CDS encoding ABC transporter permease yields MKRKSTFFLIAVLFFVIPVAVLFIQSFTSPGGFAGVQLDSWGILFSDPHLWSATFWSIGIGAFVLLLNFLIGISSGRALALNSFKFHSAIEALLLAPILIPVLLAAMGLHLFMIRIGLADTWIGVSLVHLVPTIPYSNKIFRNAYNQVDKKLMEQSEILGAAPFRQFITIELPLLKAAIRSVTFLTIVISLSQYAITAIIGGGIVITLPMIFFPYLDSANDSVMSAFALWFAIPPLIIYLIIESLLLLIPYSRKPWRQRT; encoded by the coding sequence ATGAAAAGAAAATCCACCTTCTTCCTGATCGCTGTTCTCTTTTTTGTTATTCCTGTCGCTGTTTTATTCATCCAAAGCTTCACATCACCAGGAGGTTTTGCTGGAGTTCAACTCGATAGCTGGGGTATCCTTTTTTCTGATCCTCATCTGTGGTCAGCTACGTTCTGGTCTATCGGTATCGGGGCATTTGTGCTTTTGTTAAACTTCTTGATTGGGATAAGCAGCGGACGAGCACTGGCACTAAATTCTTTTAAGTTTCATTCCGCGATTGAAGCGCTGCTTTTGGCACCTATCCTTATTCCTGTACTGCTTGCTGCGATGGGACTTCATTTATTTATGATCCGTATTGGCCTTGCTGATACGTGGATAGGTGTTTCGCTCGTTCATTTAGTGCCGACGATTCCGTACAGTAACAAAATTTTTCGAAATGCCTACAACCAAGTGGATAAAAAGCTGATGGAGCAGTCTGAAATATTAGGAGCCGCTCCATTTAGGCAGTTTATAACGATAGAGCTGCCATTATTAAAAGCGGCCATTCGCAGTGTTACTTTTTTAACCATTGTCATCAGTTTAAGCCAGTACGCCATTACGGCAATCATCGGCGGCGGGATCGTTATTACATTGCCGATGATCTTTTTCCCTTACCTCGATTCGGCTAACGATTCGGTGATGTCCGCGTTTGCCCTTTGGTTCGCCATACCGCCTTTAATCATATACTTAATTATTGAGTCTTTATTACTCCTCATCCCTTATTCGAGAAAACCATGGAGGCAACGAACTTGA